From the Pomacea canaliculata isolate SZHN2017 linkage group LG4, ASM307304v1, whole genome shotgun sequence genome, one window contains:
- the LOC112561561 gene encoding uncharacterized protein LOC112561561 has protein sequence MRCSRCTQTCNYNASCILNLFTPSRKSLYFAAMVNLTIVTSNPVDVTRDSTDNEIQGRHVVTTNSPIGSVPGVTDSHFQELSNALQLAQNVVRYLCFAFSIVKIAAFARKSMRDNASGKFLLTMNISQCIRLSFTILHSIVNLLMTDPERLYIYYLFVLYGPTNLSNIIYRACLFIACLMSSERLYAVTRPLHIKQFILARRPLLFIAATFLLTGCYHIYFSLQYTFYLSPGINGTKIVVLGYTDWYFRNRDIVDGFSSAGKFIFIFVPLVWISVFNVLVVHFLRRHRDDRKAIKSTADVETTSRRDRQMTLTILACTAGYVIFIVPGAIHFLALAVVPEYNYTGKGAKLVQLMDRAQDICLQVSYMSDFLSFLLLSKAFRDSLVSLFICKKVHRGKERTRSSEHTSDMTSLSS, from the exons ATGAGATGTTCACGCTGCACCCAGACCTGCAATTACAATGCCTCCTGTATACTTAACCTTTTTACTCCCTCAAGAAAGTCTCTCTATTTTGCAGCAATGG TGAACCTAACGATTGTTACGTCAAACCCTGTTGACGTCACTAGAGACTCGACTGACAATGAAATACAAGGTCGTCACGTGGTCACAACAAACAGCCCCATTGGCTCTGTGCCAGGTGTGACCGACAGTCACTTCCAGGAGCTCTCCAACGCTTTGCAGCTTGCACAGAACGTAGTCAGGTATTTGTGCTTTGCTTTCAGCATCGTCAAAATCGCCGCCTTCGCACGAAAATCTATGCGCGACAATGCCAGTGGGAAATTCCTGTTAACCATGAATATCTCGCAATGTATTCGCTTGTCATTCACAATCCTTCATAGTATCGTCAATCTCTTAATGACGGATCCTGAACGATTGTATATTTATTACCTTTTCGTTTTGTATGGCCCAACCAACCTCAGCAATATTATCTACAGGGCATGTCTATTTATAGCCTGTCTCATGAGCTCAGAGAGACTTTACGCCGTCACCCGTCCGCTGCACATCAAACAGTTCATTCTCGCCCGCCGTCCTCTTCTCTTTATCGCCGCCACCTTCCTGCTCACCGGTTgttatcatatttatttttctcttcagtacacattttatttgtcgCCAGGAATAAATGGAACGAAAATCGTTGTGTTAGGTTACACGGACTGGTACTTTCGTAACAGAGACATCGTCGATGGATTTAGTTCCGctggcaaatttatttttatcttcgtGCCCCTCGTCTGGATCAGCGTTTTCAACGTTCTCGTCGTCCACTTCTTGCGACGTCACAGAGACGACCGTAAGGCCATTAAGAGTACCGCCGACGTGGAGACCACTTCGAGACGAGACCGTCAGATGACTTTGACCATCCTGGCATGCACGGCAGGGTACGTCATATTTATAGTTCCGGGTGCCATCCACTTCCTGGCTCTTGCCGTCGTTCCAGAGTACAACTACACTGGCAAGGGAGCAAAGTTAGTTCAGTTGATGGACAGAGCGCAAGACATCTGCCTGCAGGTCAGCTACATGAGCGATTTCTTGAGTTTCTTGTTGTTAAGTAAGGCCTTCAGGGACAGTCTCgtgagtttgtttatttgcaagAAGGTGCATAGAGGTAAGGAACGTACCCGAAGCTCTGAACACACGTCAGATATGACATCATTATCTTCATGA